One Nicotiana sylvestris chromosome 12, ASM39365v2, whole genome shotgun sequence genomic window carries:
- the LOC104230868 gene encoding interactor of constitutive active ROPs 2, chloroplastic-like isoform X2, which translates to MQTPKGRTVSIEVPQRKSPATPKTARKLGTSGPDVDSVSSLNPASRTPKDKSPKVVGRRQSPRSPAVEKRLGRVSDLEDQLAQLQEEVKKAKEQLSSSESLKKKSEQEADEFKKQIAAMSEKLEESEKPLLERSDSEEARLLELRKISQDRDRAWESELEAVQKQHELDSAALASAMNEIQKLKLQLARVADSEATQAHHAESAHAETQSLRVKLNETVSLLEQLQIQLNKSKESEASVLEEVSKAQLELEVAKLTGDTLCSESLKAMEACKSLSLELEQSKVKEAALEELVSNLQSDQVNKSMNLVDPSESGINVEADELKTELSNLKDEVNELRAALEDSERSYQEECIQSTLQITSAYEIVECTKSESIQRDTEWNSKLNAAKADMEELKGTLMNKEAELQKISDENKGLNLQVEEIPAADGETELQDELKKSESILADLRASLFDKETEVQSTTEENEMLKSEMKKREMESTKVNDEVLALAEAAKTSEREALMKLGYLTEEADKSSRKAARVIEELDAAQAANSEMEAELRRLKVQSDQWRKAAEAAAAMLSTSNNGKYVERTGSLDYHTIGGKLRSPLSEDMDNDYSPKKKNGNMLKKIGSLLKKGHK; encoded by the exons ATGCAGACACCAAAAGGAAG GACCGTCTCTATTGAGGTGCCACAAAGGAAATCTCCAGCTACACCAAAGACAGCTCGAAAGCTCGGAACTTCAGGGCCAGATGTTGATTCTGTTTCATCTCTAAATCCAGCAAGCAGGACACCAAAAGACAAGAGTCCCAAAGTTGTTGGTCGCCGCCAGTCACCACGAAGTCCAGCAGTAGAG AAGCGTCTCGGCAGAGTGTCCGATTTGGAAGACCAGCTTGCTCAACTCCAAGAGGAGGTGAAGAAGGCAAAGGAACAACTCAGTTCATCAGAGTCATTGAAGAAAAAGTCTGAACAAGAGGCTGATGAATTCAAGAAGCAGATTGCGGCCATGTCAGAGAAGCTTGAGGAGTCTGAGAAGCCGCTGCTTGAGCGCTCAGATTCTGAGGAAGCTCGACTCCTGGAGCTACGCAAGATCTCACAAGATCGGGATCGAGCATGGGAATCTGAACTTGAGGCTGTACAAAAGCAGCATGAATTGGACTCTGCCGCTCTGGCTTCTGCCATGAATGAAATCCAGAAGCTTAAACTGCAGCTCGCTAGAGTAGCTGATTCTGAAGCTACTCAAGCTCACCATGCTGAATCAGCTCATGCTGAGACCCAAAGCTTAAGGGTAAAACTGAACGAAACCGTTTCATTGCTTGAGCAATTACAAATCCAGTTAAACAAAAGCAAGGAATCTGAAGCTAGTGTACTTGAAGAAGTGAGTAAAGCTCAGTTGGAGCTAGAAGTTGCAAAGCTGACAGGCGACACTCTATGCTCGGAAAGTTTGAAGGCAATGGAGGCTTGCAAATCCTTGTCATTGGAGTTGGAACAGTCAAAGGTTAAAGAGGCTGCACTGGAGGAACTTGTCAGCAATCTCCAGTCTGATCAAGTGAACAAAAGCATGAACCTGGTAGATCCTTCAGAAAGTGGAATTAATGTGGAAGCTGATGAACTCAAAACTGAGCTCAGTAATCTTAAAGATGAAGTAAATGAACTAAGAGCTGCATTGGAGGATTCCGAGAGAAGCTATCAGGAGGAATGCATCCAGAGCACCTTGCAGATAACAAGTGCTTACGAGATAGTGGAGTGTACAAAGTCTGAATCGATTCAAAGAGATACTGAATGGAATTCAAAGTTAAATGCTGCAAAAGCAGATATGGAAGAGTTAAAGGGGACACTGATGAACAAAGAAGCTGAACTACAAAAGATTTCAGATGAAAATAAGGGCCTAAATTTACAGGTTGAAGAAATACCGGCAGCTGACGGAGAAACTGAATTACAAGATGAATTGAAGAAATCAGAGTCAATCTTGGCAGATTTAAGGGCAAGTTTATTTGATAAAGAGACGGAGGTGCAGAGTACCACTGAGGAGAATGAGATGCTGAAGtctgaaatgaagaagagggaaaTGGAGAGTACCAAAGTGAATGACGAGGTTCTTGCCTTGGCAGAAGCTGCAAAAACTTCTGAAAGAGAGGCCCTGATGAAGCTGGGGTATTTGACTGAGGAAGCAGATAAAAGTAGCAGAAAAGCAGCACGGGTCATTGAGGAGTTGGATGCAGCACAGGCGGCTAACTCTGAGATGGAAGCTGAGTTGAGGAGGTTAAAAGTACAATCTGATCAGTGGAGAAAAGCTGCTGAAGCAGCTGCAGCTATGCTATCAACTAGCAATAATGGAAAATATGTTGAGAGAACAGGCTCTTTAGATTACCACACTATTGGTGGAAAGCTGCGTTCTCCATTGTCTGAAGATATGGATAATGATTACTCACCCAAGAAGAAGAATGGCAATATGTTGAAGAAGATCGGTAGTTTATTAAAAAAGGGCCACAAATAG
- the LOC104230868 gene encoding interactor of constitutive active ROPs 2, chloroplastic-like isoform X1, whose translation MQTPKGRTVSIEVPQRKSPATPKTARKLGTSGPDVDSVSSLNPASRTPKDKSPKVVGRRQSPRSPAVEQKRLGRVSDLEDQLAQLQEEVKKAKEQLSSSESLKKKSEQEADEFKKQIAAMSEKLEESEKPLLERSDSEEARLLELRKISQDRDRAWESELEAVQKQHELDSAALASAMNEIQKLKLQLARVADSEATQAHHAESAHAETQSLRVKLNETVSLLEQLQIQLNKSKESEASVLEEVSKAQLELEVAKLTGDTLCSESLKAMEACKSLSLELEQSKVKEAALEELVSNLQSDQVNKSMNLVDPSESGINVEADELKTELSNLKDEVNELRAALEDSERSYQEECIQSTLQITSAYEIVECTKSESIQRDTEWNSKLNAAKADMEELKGTLMNKEAELQKISDENKGLNLQVEEIPAADGETELQDELKKSESILADLRASLFDKETEVQSTTEENEMLKSEMKKREMESTKVNDEVLALAEAAKTSEREALMKLGYLTEEADKSSRKAARVIEELDAAQAANSEMEAELRRLKVQSDQWRKAAEAAAAMLSTSNNGKYVERTGSLDYHTIGGKLRSPLSEDMDNDYSPKKKNGNMLKKIGSLLKKGHK comes from the exons ATGCAGACACCAAAAGGAAG GACCGTCTCTATTGAGGTGCCACAAAGGAAATCTCCAGCTACACCAAAGACAGCTCGAAAGCTCGGAACTTCAGGGCCAGATGTTGATTCTGTTTCATCTCTAAATCCAGCAAGCAGGACACCAAAAGACAAGAGTCCCAAAGTTGTTGGTCGCCGCCAGTCACCACGAAGTCCAGCAGTAGAG CAGAAGCGTCTCGGCAGAGTGTCCGATTTGGAAGACCAGCTTGCTCAACTCCAAGAGGAGGTGAAGAAGGCAAAGGAACAACTCAGTTCATCAGAGTCATTGAAGAAAAAGTCTGAACAAGAGGCTGATGAATTCAAGAAGCAGATTGCGGCCATGTCAGAGAAGCTTGAGGAGTCTGAGAAGCCGCTGCTTGAGCGCTCAGATTCTGAGGAAGCTCGACTCCTGGAGCTACGCAAGATCTCACAAGATCGGGATCGAGCATGGGAATCTGAACTTGAGGCTGTACAAAAGCAGCATGAATTGGACTCTGCCGCTCTGGCTTCTGCCATGAATGAAATCCAGAAGCTTAAACTGCAGCTCGCTAGAGTAGCTGATTCTGAAGCTACTCAAGCTCACCATGCTGAATCAGCTCATGCTGAGACCCAAAGCTTAAGGGTAAAACTGAACGAAACCGTTTCATTGCTTGAGCAATTACAAATCCAGTTAAACAAAAGCAAGGAATCTGAAGCTAGTGTACTTGAAGAAGTGAGTAAAGCTCAGTTGGAGCTAGAAGTTGCAAAGCTGACAGGCGACACTCTATGCTCGGAAAGTTTGAAGGCAATGGAGGCTTGCAAATCCTTGTCATTGGAGTTGGAACAGTCAAAGGTTAAAGAGGCTGCACTGGAGGAACTTGTCAGCAATCTCCAGTCTGATCAAGTGAACAAAAGCATGAACCTGGTAGATCCTTCAGAAAGTGGAATTAATGTGGAAGCTGATGAACTCAAAACTGAGCTCAGTAATCTTAAAGATGAAGTAAATGAACTAAGAGCTGCATTGGAGGATTCCGAGAGAAGCTATCAGGAGGAATGCATCCAGAGCACCTTGCAGATAACAAGTGCTTACGAGATAGTGGAGTGTACAAAGTCTGAATCGATTCAAAGAGATACTGAATGGAATTCAAAGTTAAATGCTGCAAAAGCAGATATGGAAGAGTTAAAGGGGACACTGATGAACAAAGAAGCTGAACTACAAAAGATTTCAGATGAAAATAAGGGCCTAAATTTACAGGTTGAAGAAATACCGGCAGCTGACGGAGAAACTGAATTACAAGATGAATTGAAGAAATCAGAGTCAATCTTGGCAGATTTAAGGGCAAGTTTATTTGATAAAGAGACGGAGGTGCAGAGTACCACTGAGGAGAATGAGATGCTGAAGtctgaaatgaagaagagggaaaTGGAGAGTACCAAAGTGAATGACGAGGTTCTTGCCTTGGCAGAAGCTGCAAAAACTTCTGAAAGAGAGGCCCTGATGAAGCTGGGGTATTTGACTGAGGAAGCAGATAAAAGTAGCAGAAAAGCAGCACGGGTCATTGAGGAGTTGGATGCAGCACAGGCGGCTAACTCTGAGATGGAAGCTGAGTTGAGGAGGTTAAAAGTACAATCTGATCAGTGGAGAAAAGCTGCTGAAGCAGCTGCAGCTATGCTATCAACTAGCAATAATGGAAAATATGTTGAGAGAACAGGCTCTTTAGATTACCACACTATTGGTGGAAAGCTGCGTTCTCCATTGTCTGAAGATATGGATAATGATTACTCACCCAAGAAGAAGAATGGCAATATGTTGAAGAAGATCGGTAGTTTATTAAAAAAGGGCCACAAATAG
- the LOC138883729 gene encoding uncharacterized mitochondrial protein AtMg00810-like: protein MQEQELDSTMSQEIKVLEDNATWEIINLPVSKRAIGSKWVFKIKYKANGEIEIYKDRLVAKGYSQQEGFDYHETFSPVAKMRKYALQLILEARLAATKPISTPIELNQKLITIDYDKHVGVKGDAEPEDIGSYQRLIGKLLYIIITRPDLSFAVQVLSQFMQQPKQSHWDAALRVVRYGKSASGLGMLLSTGPINNISAYCDSDWFSCPNTRRSII from the exons ATGCAGGAACAAGAACTGGATAGCACAATGTCACAGGAAATTAAGGTTCTTGAGGACAATGCTACTTGGGAGATAATTAACTTGCCAGTAAGTAAGAGAGCAATAGGATCTAAATGGGTGTTCAAGATCAAGTACAAAGCAAATGGGGAAATAGAGATATACAAAGATAGATTAGTGGCAAAGGGTTATAGTCAACAAGAAGGTTTCGATTATCATGAAACTTTCTCTCCGGTAGCTAAGATG AGAAAGTATGCTTTGCAATTGATCTTAGAAGCTAGACTTGCAGCAACCAAACCAATTTCTACTCCCATTGAACTGAATCAGAAATTGATTACCATCGACTATGACAAGCATGTAGGAGTCAAGGGGGATGCGGAACCGGAAGACATTGGAAGCTATCAAAGACTTATTGGGAAGCTACTCTACATAATCATTACTAGACCAGACCTTAGTTTTGCAGTTCAAGTACTTAGCCAATTTATGCAACAGCCCAAACAATCCCATTGGGATGCAGCATTGCGTGTGGTCAGATATGGGAAATCAGCTTCAGGGCTTGGAATGTTGCTAAGTACTGGTCCTATCAACAACATATCTGCTTATTGTGATTCTGACTGGTTCTCCTGCCCAAATACTAGGAGATCAATCATATGA
- the LOC104230869 gene encoding small ribosomal subunit protein uS12, with protein MGKTRGMGAGRKLKSHRRRQRWADKSYKKSHLGNEWKKPFAGSSHAKGIVLEKIGIEAKQPNSAIRKCARVQLIKNGKKIAAFVPNDGCLNYIEENDEVLIAGFGRKGHAVGDIPGVRFKVVKVSGVSLLALFKEKKEKPRS; from the exons ATGGG GAAGACACGAGGTATGGGAGCTGGACGCAAGCTGAAGTCCCACCGTAGAAGACAAAGATGGGCTGACAAGTCCTACAAGAAGTCCCATCTTGGAAATGAATGGAAGAAGCCATTTGCTGGCTCATCCCACGCTAAAGGCATTGTGCTTGAGAAGAT AGGTATTGAGGCTAAGCAGCCCAACTCTGCTATTCGTAAATGTGCTAGGGTTCAATTGATCAAAAATGGAAAGAAGATTGCTGCATTTGTTCCTAATGATGGTTGTTTGAACTACATTGAAGAAAAT GATGAGGTATTGATTGCTGGATTTGGTCGAAAGGGTCATGCCGTGGGAGATATTCCTGGTGTCAGGTTCAAGGTGGTGAAGGTATCTGGTGTTTCTCTCTTGGCTCTCTTCAAGGAGAAAAAGGAGAAACCAAGatcttaa